The Gossypium hirsutum isolate 1008001.06 chromosome D03, Gossypium_hirsutum_v2.1, whole genome shotgun sequence genomic interval ttatataactcAGGTTTAATTAAACACCTAAGAATAATAGTGTGTTATAGTGAATATAATTATGTCAAATAAACATGCAGTAAGACAATTACTCGTCAATAAAAGAGATAATTAGATTGGAAGGTGGCTTTTTGCTTGTCTTTCATGTCCCGCTTTGTTCTTCTCAAATAATCTGCTTGATGGTGATGTAATCTCTCCTGCACAAAGAAGAACAATTATGAATTTGCAGAGTCCACAAATGTCTGCCATTCTTTGCAGATTTGATGCACACCCATAAGAAGTTGGGATGTTAGCAGGAGCCACCAGTGGGGCTCAAGTTTATCTATGGATACCATGATGGAAAAATCTCATCTTTGAAGGAATTTGTGCTTTGAACTTGTTAGAAAGTTTGTTTGTTCTTTTTGGGTCAAAGTTAGTAGCCAATGTGTATCACATATCTGATCCTTGTATGACAATTCTAGTAATCAGTGTATACATTGATCATTATCACCTAAAAAATTGTTAGAAACAACACAAGTGCATGCTGATCTGGCTCCACTATCAATTACGTGGTCATATATAGCTTTAGGCTTCAATTTCAATGGTTTTTAAAGTTAACGACACAGATTCGATAAGTTACCACGGTTAATCGAACCgaattattattaattgaattttttaattttttaatcgttaatttaatcgaattttttaaaaaaaattaaccgaaccgaaatatttagattaagtaaaaaaattggaataaatattaaatgtatatattaatattattttaatatagtgtaattatatatataaatcttgGATTGTAGTTTATaggtatatataaaattttgattttaatttaattatatatatttaaagaaatgaatacatacatttattttttagattaatataattgtttgcgTATATAATATATCTGCGTAAAATAATGCTAATTCGGTTATATTGTTAgtgatttatgaaaattaaatcaaataaaaatttcttatataaaatcatacaaaatcaaaatttatgtataaaattacacatctgatcaaagttcatgtatgatTTGATATTGGGTTAAATCATAATTCAGAGCCTAAACCAGACAATTGTTCCCACAATGGAGCTTAAActctttttttgtccaaattaatttCTGAGCTTGACAATCGTTTTCAACTTGaactttaaagttttcaaaaaaatataagggattaatatgaacaaaataaataaataaaccccaATGTGGGAACAAATTACCAAGTTtaggaccaaaaaaaaaatgaGGCCCCATACGAAAATAAATGACAAGTTCAAAGCCTAATTTagaccaaaaaaatttaaactctaatatgaaaataattatcaaattcagactccaaaaaaattttaccctttcgatatttatccctaaaaaattaataatagtttatatctttataatttttaaatgattaaattaaatttttatcatttttagagactaaaatataattttaccaaattttaagagcaataaaaaaattcattttagagaGAATCGGggccaaaatttataaaatcttcACCTAGATATCCAATTTAACTCCGCTCTAATATAGatattttttgataaataaaCACAAACTATCTATATTAAACGATCATAATTGAATAATTTACGGATTATCTGTCTCAAGAGCAAGTGTCTTCAGACACGTGTACATCTACATTTCTTTCTGTAGCCATCTTAGCAATATAgatattttaagaaaagaaaTGATTCACTTTaccaataaaaattgaaaaagaaatacataatttatctatcatcaagtGAAAACCAACCAGACGGTAGTAACCATCAATTCCTCTGACGTCTATCTGTTCAGCTACTGCTAaactcaaaaataattaaataaaaagaaaaattagaattaaaatacatatataaaaatagcaGACAAGTATGAAATATCtgatgatatttatatattatatctaaaTTCCCATTGTTACCCGACATTTCCTCATtcaataattttacttaaaaactCTTTCTTTCACGTTTCTCTTTTTTGCTTTTTCCCTTGTTCTTTCTGTTGTCATCTGCTGTCACTCACTCCCCCCTTCTCTTCTTTCACCTTTCTTCTCTCTTTACCCTTTCTTTCTGCCGTATAAACCGCGTTGTTTTAAGATCCAGCACCAAAAAAAGGACCCATCTTCTGGTGAAAATCTTTTTGTTCttatgctttttcttttcttcttgctatCTGTAAAGTGTAAAGCTTTTCTCTTGTCAGTTTTGCTTTTATTGTTCAaagaaaagtttttttttgtgtgtgtgtgtggtaCAGTGTTATTGCATTGACTTGTTTAATGATGCTACTTGTTTCTCTTTGATCCCATTTTTTCTAACTAGTAAAGACCTTTTTGGTTTGTTGGGAAAAAAGTCTTCTTTCTTGCTTgcttgctttaatttttttttgttgcatAATTGGATTCTTTTAGCTGTTTCTTGATATGggtattgtttatttttcttaggtATCTGATCAATGTGGTTTGAGTAGAAATTTTCAAAAGGTGTTTGGATTTGGGTTTCTAGATGCTTGAAAAGACTATATAGGTTTGTGGTGCACGGGTAATGTGTTTGTTCTTCAGTTTTCTCTTTTACTAGTAAACCCTGattttatttattgttgttgtttCATTTAATCCAATTTAGGCCCCATTTTGCTTTAGCTTCTGTTGAGCTACAtgtatctttattttcttcctaCTAGAAGATTATGATTCAGTTTCAATTagcttgtcttttttttttttaagaaataattttCAGTAATTtgtttattgaaatatttttatgcCTTACTTTTTGCAGATGGAAGAGGATGGTGAATTCAGGTGCTGGGATGAATTGATTCCAGATGCACTTGGGTTGATTTTCAATAATCTTTCACTCCAGGAGATACTCACTGTAATCCCAAGGGTGTGCAAATCATGGCAGAGAGCAGTTAGTGGACCTTATTGCTGGCAGGACATCGACATCGAACAATGGAGCCAACAATGCCGGCCCGAGACCCTTGATCGCATGCTTCAAATGCTGATTACTAGAAGTTCGGGTTCACTCCGCAAGCTCTGTGTTACTGGTCTCCCTAATGGCCAGAGTTTTTCATTCATTGCAGATAAGTAAGGACATAACATGTTTCCATCTATGCCTTTCAATTTGCATTTTCTATTTATATCCCTTTGGCATTATGATTGGAAGAACATAGAAACACAACACTATAGATTCTATATGAATTATTTCACGAGCTCAATCTGCACTTCCAGTTTAACCGGTTTAGTTGGAAAAAGATGGCATGGGAGTACATGGTGTTGTTGAAATATTAGCTTAGGCAACTAATATGAAACTGAAAATTAATGTATAGTTAGATGAAGCTACTTGTAAGTTTCATTTCCTTCTGAATTTGCTGAGTTTCTGTACTTTGAATATCTCACTGATAGATTAGGGAACAATAACCAATTTCATGGTAAATAATCTGCAGAAGATTCTATTATCAATGGTTACATTCTGTTCTATTTTGTGACTTATATTGGATACTCTTACTTCCTGCTGCTTCTAGTGCGAAATCTCTTCGGACTTTACGGCTGCCAAGaagtgaaataaatgattcaGTAGTGGAACAGGTTGCTGGGAGGCTCTCTTCGGTGACTTTCTTGGATGTTAGTTACTGCAGGAATATTGGAGCTCCGGCACTTGAAGCAATAGGCAAGCACTGTAAGTTACTAATGGGATTGAGGAGAACAATGCACCCGTTAGAGGTAGTTGGCAAACTGTCTCAAGATGATGAGGCCCTTGCTATTGCTACCACAATGCCGAAGCTCAAGCAACTCGAGGTAGCATACTTGCTTATTAGCACAGAAGGTGTGGTTAAGATACTTGAAAACTGCCCTGCGCTTGAATTATTGGACGTGAGAGGATGTTGGAACGTGAAGCTGGATGAAAATCTTGTCAAGAAATTCTCACGGCTGAAGGTGGTCGGACCTCTCGTTGTGGATTATTTTGGGATGAAGGGCTGGGATGATTGTTCAAACTATTCAGGTTCCTCAGGTTACTTGGCCTGGGACTTTGTTGCTGGAGATGTCGGTATTGATTACGATGATGAGATATCAGATGTGGATTGGGAAGACGACCAAAGTATAGAAGATGTGGAAATGAGGTTCTACGACGGTTTTGACTTGGAAAATGCTGCGTTCGATTGGCCCCTCTCCCCTTGAAGGGATTGTTATCCATTCGAGCTCTACACAGACTGCGGTGAGCACTTTTTTGATTCCCCTTTGCTATGCACAAACATTGTTCTTATAAGGTAGTAGTATATAAAACAAGTTTTCCTATGAGTatttgtaataataaaaaaatagaacttGTAATATGTAGCAAAAGAATGTGTTTCCCTAGTAATTGAGATGGACATGTCA includes:
- the LOC107950439 gene encoding F-box protein FBW2, with protein sequence MEEDGEFRCWDELIPDALGLIFNNLSLQEILTVIPRVCKSWQRAVSGPYCWQDIDIEQWSQQCRPETLDRMLQMLITRSSGSLRKLCVTGLPNGQSFSFIADNAKSLRTLRLPRSEINDSVVEQVAGRLSSVTFLDVSYCRNIGAPALEAIGKHCKLLMGLRRTMHPLEVVGKLSQDDEALAIATTMPKLKQLEVAYLLISTEGVVKILENCPALELLDVRGCWNVKLDENLVKKFSRLKVVGPLVVDYFGMKGWDDCSNYSGSSGYLAWDFVAGDVGIDYDDEISDVDWEDDQSIEDVEMRFYDGFDLENAAFDWPLSP